One window of the Tachypleus tridentatus isolate NWPU-2018 chromosome 10, ASM421037v1, whole genome shotgun sequence genome contains the following:
- the Rae1 gene encoding ribonucleic acid export 1, giving the protein MSIFGTSTNAFGGTGGSVFGSTTTGSHNPMKDYEVVSPPDDSVSSLAFSPASIQMNFLIAGSWDNQVRCWEVQNTGQTIPKAQQTHQGPVLDVAWSDDGSKVFTASCDKSVKMWDLNSNQAIQVAQHDAPVKTVHWIKAPNYSCIMTGSWDKTLKFWDTRTPQPLMTINLPERCYCADVFYPMAVVGTASRGIIVYQLEGQPQEYKKIDSPLKYQHRCVSVFLDSKGAPSGFALGSVEGRVAIQYVNPQNPKDNFTFKCHRSNGTTNGYQDIYAVNDIAFHPVHGTLATIGSDGRFSFWDKDARTKLKTSEQMEQAISRCCFNARGEIFAYAVSYDWSKGHEYYNPQKKNYIFLHPCFEELKPRNKK; this is encoded by the exons ATGAGTATATTTGGTACAAGCACTAATGCTTTTGGTGGGACTGGTGGCAGTGTGTTTGGTTCTACTACGACAGGCTCACACAATCCAATGAAAGATTATGAAGTTGTTTCACCCCCAGATGATTCAGTTAGCAGTTTAGCGTTTAGTCCTGCTTCTATACAAATGAATTTCTTGATTGCAGGCAGCTGGGACAATCAG GTCAGATGTTGGGAAGTTCAAAACACTGGACAAACTATACCAAAAGCTCAGCAGACACATCAAGGCCCTGTTCTTGATGTAGCATGGAGTGAT GATGGTTCAAAGGTCTTCACAGCTTCAtgtgataaaagtgttaaaatgtgGGACCTCAACAGTAACCAGGCCATTCAAGTTGCACag cATGATGCACCAGTAAAGACAGTACACTGGATTAAAGCGCCAAATTATTCTTGTATTATGACTGGAAGTTGGGACAAAACTCTGaaa ttTTGGGACACAAGGACACCTCAGCCTTTGATGACGATTAACCTGCCTGAGCGATGTTATTGTGCTGATGTG ttttatccaaTGGCAGTAGTTGGAACTGCAAGCAGAGGAATTATAGTCTATCAACTTGAAGGTCAACCACAAGAATACAAGAAAATTGATTCTCCACTGAAATATCAA CATCGATGTGTTTCTGTGTTCCTGGACAGTAAAGGAGCACCAAGTGGCTTTGCATTGGGTAGTGTTGAGGGCAGAGTAGCCATCCAGTATGTTAATCCACAAAACCCAAAGGACAACTTCACTTTTAAATGCCACAGATCAAATGGAACAACCAATGGATATCAAGATATTTATGCA gtCAATGACATAGCATTCCATCCAGTTCATGGAACATTAGCAACCATTGGGTCAGATGGACGTTTTAGTTTCTGGGACAAAGATGCACGCACAAAGCTTAAAACATCTGAACAAATGGAACAAGCTATTTCTAGGTGCTGCTTCAATGCTAGAGGAGAGATATTTGCTTATGCTGTGAGCTATGACTGGTCAAAG GGTCATGAATACTACAATCCACAAAAGAAGAACTACATTTTTCTGCACCCATGTTTTGAAGAACTGAAACCCCGTAATAAGAAGTAA